In the Brettanomyces nanus chromosome 1, complete sequence genome, TCAGAAACGGTCTTCGATATCATCGGAGAGGCCATTTGCTCAGCAGGAGCGTAAGTTCTTTATATGCCGATCCTTTCTCCCATTCCATTCACATACTAACAAGCACAGTGACGACTTCTCACGATCCCGTAAACAGCGATATTCGATTCCGTTCGTCAATTCGATACCAACAACCACATGATGAAAATAGAGAGCAGGTAGGTTATGGCTCGTACTTTGATTCTAGATTTCCTCTCTATGGACTAGACTGGACTTATACCCAAGACTATAAAGAGGCCCGAATAGCCCTCAGTTCTTACCGTGAAGATGCTACAAACTACGTGCGAGTGATTGGAGGAACTCCCGGAACATCAGATACCGCCAGTTGGAACTTTCATGATCTGGCCAGCGCATCCGTTCGTTATCCTGTGACTAGACTACAATGGGATCCTTCACAGAAGTTTAGCGACACCAATAAGAACCGATTTGCCACGACTTCAGAATGCCTTAGATTGTACGAGGTTGATGAGAATCACGGGCTCATAGAGAAGCTCTGCCTTGCAAATTCCAAAGTGAAAAACTTCAACCAACTACCTCCTCTAACGTCGTTCGATTGGAACGTAATCGACCCACAACTTATCATCACCTGCTCCATAGACACCACCTGCACCCTTTGGGACATCTCGCATAACTCTGGAGTTACAAAGACCCAACTAATAGCCCACGACAGTGAGGTTTTCGACGTCAAGTTCATCTTTGGTAATAAGAATATCTTTTGCAGTTGCTCCAGCGATGGGTCGGTAAGAGTGTTTGACTTGCGTAATCTCGAACACTCTACCATTGTCTACGAACCTCAAACTAGGCCCATTGTGTCGACTACGACGTCTTCATCAACCTCTTCGTCATCAAATATAACTTCTCCGTCAACAACACCAGCAGCATCAACACCGGTGGCAGCTTCTACATCTATTACGCCATTAGTTCGTCTCTCTACATGCAACTTCAACACAAATCACATCGCTGTGCTCGAAGAAGACTCCAATAAGATTCTTATATTGGATCTACGATATCCAGGAGTCCCTCTAGTGACACTCGATGAACATAGGGCACCGGTGAATTCCGTTCAATGGCACCCTTCTAAGAATTTACTACTTAGTGGCTCTGATGATGGCCAAGTACTCATATGGGACATGGACCGACTAGAGAGCCACAGACCTTACAGTCACGGCGGACAGCACAGTTCAGTTGGCTCAATATTTCCTACAAACGGATTTTCTGCTGACATGGAGGTCAACAACACTTGCTGGGACCCTACAGGGCACTGGGTTGCTGTCAATAGTGGGAAAAAGATGCAAACCGTTGAGTACGAATGAAATCGGTTGGATCTCCGGGAGAACGAGAGAACTAGAGAACTGGTGTAAGGATTTACATGCACATACTCTGAATTAACATTTTTCTGACTCCTTCAGACTCCTTCCACCAGAGTCGGATCTAACACACCACCATGCACTATATTGACTATATTGACTCAGATAACATCTATTTCAGTCCACCCTCCGACCACTGATACCGATTAATGCCAATACAAGTATATATCAGGTTCGTTTCGTCCGTTTACATTTCTCCTTAATAATTCAGTACtacctttttcttttccaccATCGTTCTtcattaaaaaaaaaatgctgAGATCGGTGCTCGTTAGATCCGTCAGATCCGCCAGACCTATCGTAGTTACCGCAAGGGTTACCCGCTTAATTCGTCTCAATTCTTCGGTGGCAGATGTTTCGTCGACTAAATACAAGGCTTCTTGCTTTCCCAGTAAAGTGGGCTTGAGGGATCTCGATACTTTCCCTCGCCGTCATTTGGGACCACGTCCAAACGATGTCAATGAAATGCTAAAGGTAGTGGAAGCTCCCGATATCGAGACTTTTGTCTCTCATGCTCTTCCTCCTAACATCCTCGTTAAGAGACCTCTCAAGATCGATCCTGCCCAGGGCCTTTCTGAGAGTGCCATGTTGAAGAGACTGAAGCAAATTGCTTCCAAGAATAAGGTTCTTAGATCTTACATTGGAAAGGGCTACTATGGTACTCATATGCCAGCTGTGATCCAACGTAACATCATGGAAAACCCTGCCTGGTATACGTCCTATACCCCATATCAGGCCGAGGTGTCCCAGGGTCGTTTGGAGTCTTTACTCAACTTTCAGACGCTTATCTCAGACTTAACTGGTCTATCTGTTGCCAACTCATCTCTACTCGATGAAGGTACAGCCGCCGCTGAGGCCATGATCATGGCTTTCCACAATTCTCGTGGtaagagaagaactttcGTTGTAGATCAAAATACTCATGAACAAACGATTGCCGTCATTAGCTCCAGGGCAAATACTTTGGGTTTAAACCTGGTAGTGACCAACTTACTATCGTctgaaggaattgaaacGGTCAATAATTTGTCCAAAGACCTTTGTGGTGCGTTGGTTTCGTATCCAGGAGACAACGGCTCAATTCCAACAATCACTGCTTTGCAGCGCGTGTCTGATGTTGTCCACAATGCAAAGGGATTACTAGCTGTCGATGCCGACATTCTTTCGTTGACACTCATGCACCCACCCAGCGCATTCGGTGCAGACATTGCTCTCGGTTCAACCCAGAGGTTTGGAGTTCCTATGGGATTCGGTGGTCCTCACGCTGCCTTTTTCTCAGTCAGGGACGAcctcaagagaaaaatgCCAGGTAGACTTGTTGGTATCTCCACGGATAGATTGGGTAATCCGGCTTTACGTCTTGCTCTTCAAACTAGAGAACAGCATATTCGTCGTGAAAAGGCCACTTCCAATATCTGTACTGCCCAAGCTCTTTTAGCCAATATCGCTAGTTCTTATGCTGTTTATCATGGTCCGGTTGGTCTCCGTAACATTGCTAAGCGTACCTATGGACTTACTGCATTGCTTGCACGTGCCATCACCACCAGCTCCAAGCATAAGATTCTTGGCAGTGGCAAGTACTTTGACACTCTACGTATTGAGCTTAAGCACAGTAACGAGACCGCTTCTCAACTACTGGATAGAGCTGTTAAACAGTATGGCATCaatattttcaaagttgatAAGACCACTGTTCAATTGTCTTTAGATGAAACCGTCACGAAGCATGATTTGATCGATCTGATCGAATTGTTCACCGGTAGCAGAGAAATTCCAAACCCTGAGGATTTCCCAGAGTTCCCAGAGGAATGGAAACGTAAGGACCAGATTCTTACCAACCCGGTTTTCCACGAACACCACTCCGAGACAGCTATGCTTCGATATCTTTATTCCTTACAGGAAAAGGACATTGCTCTCACCACTTCTATGATCAGTTTGGGCTCGTGCACAATGAAGCTTAACGGTACTGTAGAGATGATGCCAATTACATGGCCTGAATTTGCCGACTTACACCCATTTGCTCCACGTGATCAGGCAAAGGGTTACATGCAACTCATCGAGGAATTGGAACATGATCTTGAGCAGATAACCGGATTTGCAAAGACTACATTAATGCCAAACTCGGGCGCTCAAGGTGAATACACTGGTCTTTCTGTAATTCGTCAGTACCATCACTCTCATGATCAGTCTCAGAGAAACATTGTTCTCATTCCAGTCAGTGCTCACGGTACCAATCCAGCGTCTGCTACCATGGCTGGTTTCAAGGTTGTTCCCGTGAAATGTCTCGAGAACGGTAGTTTGGATATGGCAGATATGCAAAAACAGGCCGAGAAGAACAAGGACAACCTAGCAGCCTTCATGATTACGTATCCAACCACTTATGGCCTATTCGAACCTGGAATTCGTGATGCCATTAACCTCACTCACAAGTATGGCGGCCAAGTGTACATGGACGGAGCTAATATGAATGCGCAAGTTGGTTTGACATCACCTGCTGATTTAGGTGCCGATGTCTGCCACTTGAATTTGCACAAGACTTTCTGTATTCCTCATGGTGGCGGTGGACCAGGTGTTGGCCCCATTTGCGTTGCTGAGCACTTAAAGAATTACTTGCCTAAACATCCGTTGGCCGAGACTTCAAATCTCAATGCAAAGGAGGCCATTCAACCGGTTTCTTCTGCACCTTTTGGCTCTGCTTCGATTCTTCCAATCTCTTACGCCTACATCAAGATGATGGGAGGCGAGAATATCCCGTACTCATCGGTGATCGCAATTTTGAATGCCAATTACATGCTTTATAGACTTAAAGATGCTTACAAAATCATGTTCATTGGCACCGGAGAGACCAAATACTGCGGACACGAGTTCATCATCGACTTGAGGCCTTTTAAGAAGTATCATATCGAGGCCATTGATGTGGCCAAGCGTTTGCAGGACTACGGCTTCCACGCTCCTACTATGGCCTTTCCTATTCCAGACACTTTGATGGTGGAACCTACCGAATCCGAGAACCGCGCCGAGTTGGATAGGTTTGTCGATGCCATGCTTGGTATCAGAGAGGAGATCAGAGCTGTTGAGGAAGATAAAACAGACGGACTCATTCTCAAGAACTCCCCTCACACGATTCAAGATTTGATGCAAGACGACTCAGTTTGGTTGAAACGTGGTTATACTAGAGAACAAGCTGCCTACCCATTGCCatacttgaagaatttcaagACCTGGCCATCGGTGGCAAGAGTAGATGACGTTTATGGAGATACACACTTAATGTGCACATGTCCACCTCTGTCAGCATATAACGAGAATTGAATAGAGATATCAACTgtgatattgatgaaaaaaaaggataaataaataaataaataaataacGTGACGTGAATGAATCAAATGGAGTGGAACCAACTAACGATCAACTTCACCAAACACCAAATCCAAGGTACCGATGATAGCAACAGCGTCAGGAATTAAATAGCCCTTGCAAAGATGGTCAAAGGCACCCAAGTTAGCAAAACCAGGAGTTCTAATCTTGCACTTGTAGGGCCTCTCAGAGCCATCACTTATAACATAGACACCCATTTCACCCTTTGGAGCTTCGATGGCAGTGTAGGTCTCCCCCTGGGGCACTTGATAGCCCTTCGTGAAGAGCAAGAAATGGTGGATCAAAGCCTCCatatcatttttcatcaactctttagaaggtggagaaatcttgaaatcttccaCTTTGACGGGTCCTGCAGGCATCTCGTTGATGCACTGCTCAATGATACGTAGTGATTGTCTGAACTCCGCCATTCTGATCAAATAACGATCATAGCAGTCACCTTTAGTACCGACAGGAATATCAAAGTCCACCTTGTCGTAGGCGTCGTAAGGCTGGGCTTTTCTGATATCGTAGGGCACACCGGAACCTCGCAACATGACACCAGACAGACCATAAGCTAAGGCATCCTCCGCCGAAAGAACACCAATATTCACAGTTCTTTGTTTCCAGATACGATTATCAGTAAGCaattcctcagtttcgTCGAGTCTATCGCCAAACTGAGTAGCCCACATATAGATATCATCCAACAAACCGATTGGAATGTCCTGTGCCACACCACCGGGTCTTACATAAGCAGCGTGCATTCTAGCGCCGCTAACACGCTCGTAGAACTCCatcaatttctctctttcctcaAAACCCCACAAGAAAGGAGTCAACGCACCGACATCCATGGCATGAGACAAAATAGACATCAAATGATTTAAAACACGGGTAATCTCTCCGAAAAGGGTACGGATATACTTGCCTCTGATAGGAACCTCGATgttcaacaacttctcAACGGCCAATGAGAAAACTTGCTCATTGGTCATCATGGAACAATAGTCTAAACGGTCAAAATAGGGCAAAGCCTGCATATAAGTCTTGGACtcgatcaacttctccGTACCTCTATGCAACAAACCAACATGAGGATCTGCCCTAACCACCTCTTCACCATGCAATTCCAAGATCAATCTCAACACACCATGAGCGGCAGGATGCTGAGGACCGAAATTTAAAGTGAAATGTctaattttcttcttccggGCAAGGTAATCTGGCGAATCCTCGTTGGCCAAGTCCCATGTGTCCCACTGTGGGGCTTCATCTATGAATTGTGAGTAGTTTCCCATGGCGGAATTCACCTCTAAATTGATAGTGGACTTAAACGCTCCATTTCCCTCCTTTTCGTCTGGAAGCTCATCTGATAGATTGCCCCTTTTCTTGAGAACGTAGAAATCATTATCGTCcacttcttgttcaatctTATGAAGCTTTCGCCGAGGACTGGGCTCAGCAAGCGCGGATCGTGATATCGAAAATGCACGTAGTCCGAGTCTTGTTGCTGACTTGAGTTTGAGTATCGAAGacaacatcatcaattcCCGAATGGTTGATGTAGACTAACGACTAATTCGCAGATAACTAATTCGAACTTAGTTGTTAGTTTTGTTTCcaactctcttttctctgcCCTTAGTgaggaaaattttttccctACCGTCTCATTTGTTAGAAGGAGGAAGCTCCGCCACATGAGGCGGATGTAGGTCGCCACCGGGGAAAAAGAACTATCGGTAGTTGTTTTTTTAGTTGCCACCTCAGGGGCCCCCCGCGTGTCATATATAAGGGAGGGGATCCGCATCATACAATTTTTGTGCTTCTACTCTTAGATCCGCATCATTACCTCAATTTTCCTCATCACTAAAAATGGCTAgaagatcttccagaagagcAAGAGCGCCTTCCAGAAGTTCCACTTTTGGTGGCTCCCAAACAAGACGCGCTTCCACAATGACGGCTCCTTCAGGCTTTGGTTCCTTTGGATCCAGATCGGCTCCTAAATCTACCGCTGTTACCTCTCCTTCTTCGGCACATCAGTACCACGGTCCCAACTATGCTGGAAAACCTGGTCAAACTACGGCTGGTTCACGAAGTCCTGGTCTCTTTGGCCAAATGGCAAGTACTGCTGCAGGAGTTGCCGTGGGATCTGCTTTGGGTCATACAATTGGAGCTGGTTTAACCGGTTTGTTTGGTAATAGATCCGAGTCACAGGACCCGGATACTATGGATCAACAGTCCCCTGCAACTTCTGGACAGGCTCAAGATTTGACTGCTTCCCAAACATTCCAGAGTGAGGCCGAGTCAAGACCTTGTGAGATGGATGCCAAGAACTTGGCCAGATGTCTTGAGGACTCCAACGGCGACTATCATGCTTGTGATTATTACATGCAAATGCTCAAGTCGTGCAAATCTGCGGCCAAAGAATTCACCGCTAATTAGAATCAGCAGTGAGCTATTGTCACTCTTCAATTTATTCGTTAAGAAATTCATGCctatacatatatatatatatacataaaTAGTGAATACCTACAACTTATTTCTTCCGTATTCACATACCTACAAtaaacttcttgatcaagTCATAGCTGGCCCATTGAACAGCCATACTAGGCATGATCTTCCACAAATTGGCTTGCCATCCCTTATACAATCCTAGGTAGCCTTCTTTGGCCACAATACTGGTTATAGCATGCCATATTGATGTGTATTGGAATCCCATCTTACCTCCTTGAAGTGTTGCGACCTGAAATCTTCTGCGAAGAATGTCGAATGGATAAACTATTGTCTGAGCTATACCTCCACTGAGAGCTCCAAATGTAAGGATTAATACTGGGTTATCTCTATAATCGATACCCACAGCGTCCTTCATGCTCTCATATATAGTAAAATTGAGTGCCACATAAGGCGCCACACCCAGGGAAGTTGGTATGATACCTCTGTATAAAGCCCGGAATCTACCCTCGTTCTTGTAAATGTCTTTCAAAGACCCCCACATACCTAGTATGGGCTTTGAAGGTAGTAAATCTTCATTGaggttcttcaaagacttcGCAGTTTGAATCGACAACCTTGTCTTCACAAGATCCATTGGATAGGTGACCAATACCGAGACTAACCCTGCTATACTTCCTGCAAAAAGCTTATCAGCGACTGATATTGAACTGTCTCCAAATTGTCCTCCATTTTTTCTACCAATCCAGTCCTTTAATTGCATATACACACTGTATTGAATTGCCGAATAGGGAAATATTCGAATACAATTAATACCGTTTCCCCTGAATAGTCCTTTGTAGCCTTCTTCCTTCCAGATCTGGAATACTGTGGAAAGGGTACCTCTCGTATACGACTTGGTAGATCCCTGGATCTGATATAAAACTTTGACACGTTCTATAGGAGACACCGATGTTCTAGAAAGTGCGCCTGCAATACCACCACATAACAACGAGAGTTCCGGctcttttttcaagaacCGAATCACAGGTTCCAAGATCCCACTCTTCGACgataatttttcaccgtCGATCTTGACCCCGGAACTGTGTAGGGAGTCATCCGAGGCCGACCTCGTCACATTCTCCGAGGAATATACCATTCTAAATGAGTTGATGTTACTGAAATGTCTGAATAGGCTGTGGAACGAGAAATAATGATAGAAAACTAGTGATCGTATACTTCACAGATCCAGCACTAAGATATGGAAAGTataatagaaaaaaagaaaaaaacacTTTGGTGGAAAAGATCCCGGTGCTTCTCGAATCGAATCCCCGTGAATATCCGTGGGGATGGAACACCCCGTGGCTCTGGCTCCCGTGGTGGGAGGTTCCTGGTATATCCCACGGATTTTCGCGGCCGCGACTCATCTTATCGGAGAGATGGCATTGATATCTGTGATTGATCTATGTTCATCCGCTCTTACCAATCAGTCATCCATCCAATATAATAGACGCTAGATTTGTTTTCCAAATCCAGAATGCGCTATTTAGCAACGAATCAAGGTTTAGCGGATCCTCAACGGCCGAACGCATTAACCCCACCAAGGACCTCTATAATCTCGGCCGATTACGGCTCTTCTCGCATTCCTCAGAACGCTTTTCTGCATCTCATGGATATATCAAACGAGATCCATGATGAGATGGACATGACAATAGACGAGGTAAATCTTGCAGATGCTGTTGGCATTCCTGATGTAGCAGAAGCTGCTGCCATTGTTGGCGGTGTGGATACTCCAATCTCCTCAGATACTATCATTATCAACAACACTTTCATTGGTGGAGGCAACTTTTCGTTTGAGGGAAATGTCAACCAGAATATAGAAGGAGAATCGACTTCTGGACCAATCACAATTCCCGAATTTGCTATTG is a window encoding:
- a CDS encoding uncharacterized protein (EggNog:ENOG41); translated protein: MTAPSGFGSFGSRSAPKSTAVTSPSSAHQYHGPNYAGKPGQTTAGSRSPGLFGQMASTAAGVAVGSALGHTIGAGLTGLFGNRSESQDPDTMDQQSPATSGQAQDLTASQTFQSEAESRPCEMDAKNLARCLEDSNGDYHACDYYMQMLKSCKSAAKEFTAN
- the NUO49 gene encoding NADH:ubiquinone oxidoreductase 49kD subunit: MLSSILKLKSATRLGLRAFSISRSALAEPSPRRKLHKIEQEVDDNDFYVLKKRGNLSDELPDEKEGNGAFKSTINLEVNSAMGNYSQFIDEAPQWDTWDLANEDSPDYLARKKKIRHFTLNFGPQHPAAHGVLRLILELHGEEVVRADPHVGLLHRGTEKLIESKTYMQALPYFDRLDYCSMMTNEQVFSLAVEKLLNIEVPIRGKYIRTLFGEITRVLNHLMSILSHAMDVGALTPFLWGFEEREKLMEFYERVSGARMHAAYVRPGGVAQDIPIGLLDDIYMWATQFGDRLDETEELLTDNRIWKQRTVNIGVLSAEDALAYGLSGVMLRGSGVPYDIRKAQPYDAYDKVDFDIPVGTKGDCYDRYLIRMAEFRQSLRIIEQCINEMPAGPVKVEDFKISPPSKELMKNDMEALIHHFLLFTKGYQVPQGETYTAIEAPKGEMGVYVISDGSERPYKCKIRTPGFANLGAFDHLCKGYLIPDAVAIIGTLDLVFGEVDR
- a CDS encoding uncharacterized protein (BUSCO:EOG09340BG2); protein product: MDSLHTWPNFQKRSSISSERPFAQQELTTSHDPVNSDIRFRSSIRYQQPHDENREQVGYGSYFDSRFPLYGLDWTYTQDYKEARIALSSYREDATNYVRVIGGTPGTSDTASWNFHDLASASVRYPVTRLQWDPSQKFSDTNKNRFATTSECLRLYEVDENHGLIEKLCLANSKVKNFNQLPPLTSFDWNVIDPQLIITCSIDTTCTLWDISHNSGVTKTQLIAHDSEVFDVKFIFGNKNIFCSCSSDGSVRVFDLRNLEHSTIVYEPQTRPIILILDLRYPGVPLVTLDEHRAPVNSVQWHPSKNLLLSGSDDGQVLIWDMDRLESHRPYSHGGQHSSVGSIFPTNGFSADMEVNNTCWDPTGHWVAVNITARVTRLIRLNSSVADVSSTKYKASCFPSKVGLRDLDTFPRRHLGPRPNDVNEMLKVVEAPDIETFVSHALPPNILVKRPLKIDPAQGLSESAMLKRLKQIASKNKVLRSYIGKGYYGTHMPAVIQRNIMENPAWYTSYTPYQAEVSQGRLESLLNFQTLISDLTGLSVANSSLLDEGTAAAEAMIMAFHNSRGKRRTFVVDQNTHEQTIAVISSRANTLGLNLVVTNLLSSEGIETVNNLSKDLCGALVSYPGDNGSIPTITALQRVSDVVHNAKGLLAVDADILSLTLMHPPSAFGADIALGSTQRFGVPMGFGGPHAAFFSVRDDLKRKMPGRLVGISTDRLGNPALRLALQTREQHIRREKATSNICTAQALLANIASSYAVYHGPVGLRNIAKRTYGLTALLARAITTSSKHKILGSGKYFDTLRIELKHSNETASQLLDRAVKQYGINIFKVDKTTVQLSLDETVTKHDLIDLIELFTGSREIPNPEDFPEFPEEWKRKDQILTNPVFHEHHSETAMLRYLYSLQEKDIALTTSMISLGSCTMKLNGTVEMMPITWPEFADLHPFAPRDQAKGYMQLIEELEHDLEQITGFAKTTLMPNSGAQGEYTGLSVIRQYHHSHDQSQRNIVLIPVSAHGTNPASATMAGFKVVPVKCLENGSLDMADMQKQAEKNKDNLAAFMITYPTTYGLFEPGIRDAINLTHKYGGQVYMDGANMNAQVGLTSPADLGADVCHLNLHKTFCIPHGGGGPGVGPICVAEHLKNYLPKHPLAETSNLNAKEAIQPVSSAPFGSASILPISYAYIKMMGGENIPYSSVIAILNANYMLYRLKDAYKIMFIGTGETKYCGHEFIIDLRPFKKYHIEAIDVAKRLQDYGFHAPTMAFPIPDTLMVEPTESENRAELDRFVDAMLGIREEIRAVEEDKTDGLILKNSPHTIQDLMQDDSVWLKRGYTREQAAYPLPYLKNFKTWPSVARVDDVYGDTHLMCTCPPLSAYNEN